The segment taaactagctagcctagctaaccaTTGGCTAAATGCTATGTAGCTAATTGGGCTAACTTTCCTTAGATATCAACACAAGCCAGCTAACGTTAGGCTATTAATTGGCTGTCCCATACAGTTTAAGGGCAGCGCTTTAACATTTTGCCGTAAAAAAAGCTTATATCGTGCTATTCAGGGCGTTTGCTTGCAATTAGGACTACTGTATTTGGCTTTTAGTTCTTAGTCTAGAAACGTTCCTAAAGTATTGTGCATGAGACTGCTATCATACATCAATCCGATACGGACTGTCAACCTTGTCACCAAGAGTAATGTAATGTGTCTAATCGCTCCATATCTCTGCAGCACTACAGGAATGCCCAAGGAAAAGTATGACCCGCCAGACCCCCGGCGAATGTATACAATCATGTCTACCGAGGATGCAGCCAACGGGAAGAAGTCTTACTGGGGAGAGCTGGAAATCAGCGGTAAGCATGTATAAGCAATGTTGGTGGGGCAACATCGATATCAGACTAGCAGAAGTGTTCATCGGTGTTGGATGGAGTTTTGGGGACTTCCTGATTCGTGTGGTGTTCTGTCCATGTGCAGGTAAAGTCCGCAGCCTGAGTACGGCTCTGTGGTCCCTGACGCACCTCACTGTTCTGCACCTCAGTGACAACTCCCTGTCTCGCATCCCCCCCGACATCGCCAAGCTCCACAACCTGGTCTACCTGGACCTCTCTTCCAACAAGATCAGGAGCTTGCCAGCAGAGCTCGGCAACATGGTGTCTCTCAGGTGAGGCCTAAAAAAAGTCCATTCACTTGCCTTCCATGTAGTTGGCCCATTTGTCCAGTTTGAGCTGTCATTTGACACGCCTCCCTCGCCCACACTGAGacagctgggcctgctgaatcATAGCCCTGTAAACCATGTTGTCGGTCGCTGTGCAGTGTAACAGTAACTCAGGCTGATGGGGAACCTAGGGTGAGAATAAGAACACCTTCGTTCATGTGATTTGATCCAGTCTCTCTTTTCCCCAGGAAACAGTGTCCATCTGtgtgaggggctggggagggatcTATGTTggcaggctggggagaggtCTATGGTGTCCGGCTGAGGAGGGATCTATGTTGTCAGGCTGGGGAGTGATCTATGGTGTCAGGCTGGTAAGGGGTCTATGTGGTCAGGCTGAGGAGGGATCTATGTtgtcaggctgaggagggaTCTATGTtgtcaggctgaggagggaTCTATGTGGTCAGGCTGAGGAGGGATCTATGTGGTCAGGCTGAGGAGGGATCTATGTGGTCAGGCTGAGGAGGGATCTATGTGGTCAGGCTGAGGAGGGATCTATGGtgtcaggctgaggagggaTCTATGTTGTCAGGCTGGGAAGGGGTCCATGTTtgtcaggctgaggagggaTCTATGTtgtcaggctgaggagggaTTTATGTTGGCAGGCTGAGGAGGGATCTATGTTGGCAGGCTGAGGAGGGATTTTGATTGTAAATAGGCCCAGCCTCTGACACTCCCCGTTTCCTGTGTTCTCCCCAGGGAACTGCTTTTAAATAACAACCAGTTGCGTGTTCTGCCGTTGGAACTGGGGAAACTGTTTCAGTTACAAACACTGGGGTTGAAAGGTGAGTGTGGCTTATCGTCCTGGTAACCATTCCGTCCTGGAGACCCCATTGTTCCTTTGGCTTGGTTTTACGATGTCACTCACATTGGCCTGCCCTTCCCCTCTCGCTCACAGGAAACCCACTAGCACAAGAGGTCATGAGTCTGTACCAGGAGCCAGACGGAACCAGGAGACTCCTCAACTACCTGCTGGACAACCTGGCAGGAGCCCTCAAACACAGTGAGtcatgtccccccctcctccccgggTCCAGTTGATAAGTGATGGTGCAGGGCCCTTCCTGTGGCATGTTATAACCATGGCAACACTTTCCCCAGTGCCCACGGAGCAGCCGCCTCCCAGGTCCTGGATCTCCATTCAGGATCCCGACAGAACGCGGCcttcaggtgagacacacacacgcgcacacagatcCAAAAACAAAGGTTAAATGGAGAGCCTGatggactgtctctctctctctgtgtgtgtcagctctgTTCTCGGTGATGTGCTACAACGTGCTGTGTGATAAGTACGCCACGCGGCAGCTCTACGGCTACTGCCCGTCCTGGGCTCTCAGCTGGGACTACAGGAAGAAGAGCATCATGCAGGAGATCATGAGCTGCAACGCTGACATCATCAGTCTCCAGGTGCtcacgcgtgcgcacacacacacacacacacacacacacacacagctctttacCACAGGAAAGTCCCAAGATAGCGTGTTGGCTGCCTGCACCTGGTTCATAGTAGTTTCTGACTgtcaacaggaagtggagacgGAGCAGTACTATAACTACTTCCTGCCTGAGCTGAAGGAAGAGGGCTATGAGGGCTTCTTCAGCCCCAAGTCCCGGGCCAGGACCATGTCCGAGTCGGACCGCAAACACGTCGACGGCTGCGCCATCTTCTACAAGACGGAGAAGTGAGTCTGTGTGGTCTGCTCTGAAGCTGCTGGTTCTTCCTTGTTGTCTGGGGGGGGGTCATTGTGTTTGCTCTTCCCCCCCATGCTCATgtctttctgcccccccccccctccaggttcAGTCTGGTCCAGAAGCACACAGTGGAGTTTAACCAGCTGGCCATGGCTAACTCTGAGGGCTCGGAGGCCATGCTGAACAGGGTGATGACCAAGGACAACATCGGGGTGGCCGTGCTGCTGGAGGTCCACAAGGAGATGATGGAGCAGAGTGGtgaggacatacacacacactctctggctCTGTTCCACTTGTCTTCTGCTCCTTGTGGAGCTCTGGCTGTTGTCCAGTAGGTGTGTTTGGCTGTGGCTGCTAGCCAGGTGTTAACAGCAGGCCAGTAGGTCGTCCTGACACAAGCGTGGTTAACGCTCAAATTTCAGTTGGTTTACTTTTTCCTCCCTCTGTACTTCTCCTTTTaccttctccctccccacctctctcccttcatccccccccccccgtagcaGGGAAGTCCCTCCATGGCATGGAGAAACAGCTCCTCCTGGTGGCTAACGCCCACATGCACTGGGACCCGGAATACTCGGACGTGAAGCTGGTCCAGACCATGATGTTCCTGTCTGAGGTCAAGAACATCGTGGACAAGGCCACGCGCTCCCTCAAGCTCTCCTCCGTCTCCGGGGAAACCAACGGCGTCCCGCTGGTGCTGTGTGCAGACCTCAACTCCCTCCCCGACTcaggtatgtgtttgtttgtcttccAGGTAACAGGGAGTACCTGAGtactagcagtgtgtgtgtgtaaccctgcgCCCTGTGTTCTCCAGGTGTGGTAGAGTACCTGAGTACAGGGGGGGTGGACAGCACCCATAAGGACTTTAAGGAGCTGCTCTACATCGACAGCCTGACCAACTTCAACTGTAACGGCAAGAATGGCTCGTCTAATGGCAGGATCACGCATGGCTTCAAGCTGAAGAGCGCCTACGAGAACGGCATGATGCCGTACACCAACTACACATTCGACTTCAAagtgagccacacacacacgctcatctaTATCAGTAGAATAGCCCTTGCTTCGTATATCAGGGTCAGAtggatgagcggttagggagtcgggctattaatcagaaggttgttggtttgattcctggctgtgccaaatgacgttgtgtccttgggcaaggcacttcaccctacttgcctcgggggaatgtccctgtacttactgtaagtcgctctggataagagcatctgctaaatgactaaatgtaaatgtatatgacTCATACGATTTTGTATTATGTTCTATCTGTAATTCTGTTGTCCAAGTGCAAAACCTTGTCTTAAAAGTTAatctcctccccttttctctctctccgctcctcccccAGGGGGTGATTGACTACGTGTTCTACTCCCGGCCTCAGCTCAACGTCCTGGGGGTGCTGGGGCCCCTGGACCCCTCGTGGCTCCTGGACAGTGGGGTGAGGggctgcccccacccccacatcccCTCTGACCACTTCTCCCTGCTCGTCcagctggagctgctgctgccccccccggccccccaacTCAACGGCCTGCACCTGCCTGGACGCAGGTagtggccccccccctcaccgccCCCCGCAGAGGAGGCGTCACGACAACAAGCCGTCTGCAGAATCAGGCAGGCCAGACGGACAGGGATTTCCTATCTGATaatagatatatatttttttctttctttcggtATTGTTTTCTTGATTTTTGTAATGCTAAAGTCAATCTTGTTCATTGTGTAAATAATCCTGTCTaagagcccctccccttccacaccTCTTAGGCTTGGATGATGGCTagtccctcccccccagacctgtctgtctgtcctgtacAAATCTCAAACCAGCAAAGACGACAGACCTGTCTGACtggcctcatccccccctctcctcccttccgcCGGCCTCATCCTCCactcccccagcctcatcctcccctcccccagcctcatccctcccccagcctcatcctccaCTCCCCCAGCCGCATCCCTCCTCTAccagcctcatccctctctcctcccctcccccagcctcatccctctctcctcccctctccacggGGCATTGTTGGTGGCGGAGCCTCCAGAAGGTACTCACTCCAGCTTCTGTGGCCTTCCCTCTAGTGGTCAGAGGTCATTCTGGTGCTGAGGTCATCATGACCCCCGGTGCTACTACTGAAACAGCAACAATACTGGAGGCTGGCACCATACACACCCAGGGTAGGGACAGCCTATCTTGGGCTCTCCTTGAGTTGGTGACTTAACAGTGGGAGGGTGATGGCTGGCACACACGGGAGTATGTCCTGAGTCagcatttctctcacacacacacacacacacacgggcaggcCTGTAGCAGTCTTCAAGGCCAGTATCCTGGACACCCTGTGTGGGCGTGTCCACAGTGTTTGTACAGCATTTAGAACCTCGACGTTCAGTCTTTACATGATTGTATATGAACCAcatgaaaaaaatgttttctgcTGTTTTGTACTAAAGAGTAAATTATGATCAGATTTGAAGTATAAAAAAAGAGAATTTCTAGAAAGATTGTATTGTAAACTATGGCAACATTTTTATCCAGGTAAATGTTGAGATGAATAGGTTGCCAGCGACAGCGGAGAGAGGAGACGATCCAGGCTTCACCTGAACTCCCCTTCACCTGAATCCCCCATGAACCGTTGAACATTGTAAATAGATGCATTATCAAGCCATTGACTCTCATTATTGCCATGACAACACCCCTAAATACAGCTCTGTTTGTTGTGACCCCAGgattccccccacacacacaacctggttctgtgtggggtggggggtaccCCTCCCCAAGTAGGATTAGGTATAACCCCAACAGTAGTCTCAACCCCATCCCAATTCTCCATCCAGAATCACCCCATCCCCTTTCTCCATCCAGAATCACCCCATCCCCTTTCTCCATCCAGATTCAGAAtaccttttttgttgttgaatatTATAGAACACCAACACTGAACCTGTTGTCTTGCACTTTCTCCACCTTGGTATCGCCTTTCGCCTGGACAGTCTCTTCTCCTTTGGTTTTTAAAAACGTACTTGTGAATATTTTATGTCCTTTCTGGGTTATTAATGATTTCATTGTTGGGTCTGTAAACTGTGATGATGTTTTGATGGTTTGTTTAGTAGTCAactgtctctctaccccctgactgtctctctaacccctcagtctctctaccccctcacagtctctctaccccctgacagcctgcacccccctgacagcctctctAACCCTTGACACAGGTCAGTCTATGTCTCTGCTGAGTTTCCACTTGGACCAAAACATGGTGTCACCGCAGTGTATCTATACAGACGGAGGTATTTATggtaaccccacacacacacacacacacacacacacacacacacacacaccattagtaTAATTACAGAAAACATCTGATCACCTTTTTAAACCAATTCGTTTTATGAGATTTTACAAAGCAAATCCCCAGATTTAGTTTCCTTCTGTGTAGTGTCAGCCCTTTACGGATCACCTTGTTTTATACCAATGTGTCCATTTAGACTATTCTGAATTGCTTATATTATTGTAGTTTAAAGATTAGCTTTTTTTTGTAAAGTGTGAATAAAAAGTGTATCTTGTTTCCTTTCTACACAGTGCTGTGTTATGACCTTCTGATCGTTAGGGTCTGCCTCACCCTCCAGACAGGGCAGGTCTGGGCTGGGTGATCAGCTCTGATGTTGACAGAGCTGATCAGACAGGGCAGGTCTGGGCTGGGTGATCAGCTCTGATGTTGACAGAGCTGATCAGACAGGGCAGGTCTGGGCTGGGTGATCAGCTCTGATGTTGACAGAGCTGATCAGACAGGGCaggtctgggctgggctgggtgatCAGCTCTGATGTTGACAGAGCTGATCagacagggctgggctgggatggGTGATCAGCTCTGATGTTGACAGAGCTGATTCAGACAGTAACATGTAGTTGGAACCTTCCAGAGAACATGGTTGGGTTGCTTTTCTGTCTAAATGAGGGATGGTCCCATCCAGTCTGTCCAGCTTTAGGATGTGGATGTGagctttacattttacatttagtcatttagcagacgctcttatccagagcgacttacagtaagtacagggacattctccccgaggcatgtagggtgaagtgccttgcccaaggacacaacgtcatttggcacggccgggaatcgaactggcaaccttcagattactagcccgatttcctcaccgctcagccacttgattCCCCTGAGCTGTGCTAGCCAGAATAGCAAGCTAGGCTAATCAGGTCTGGTTTCACCTCCCGATGTGTGTAGAGGTGACTGACTATGCTAATGCTTCTAGCTAGCTTGCTGGTCATGGTGattgtcatgtgcttctgtgGTGACCTGGTGGCTAGTCTGAGCTCCTTGTTGAGCATCACAACGCattagggctgcaactaacgattttaataatcgatgaatctgtcgattctttattcgattaatcgatgaatcgaataaaaaaaaaagcatacatttccaaccctttatacaaaaacaaaactgacagtgcaaattcacagtgcaaaacatcttcagaatgtgcacaaacaggcacacaatttagaaaaagttattaatattagcgtggattttatgctattttccaagattagcaatttatttgagttttgttaaAACcttattgaaaattgaaagggtgttgaagtaggccagactttattagaataatctggtgtatatttaagattttttgacacaattttgaaaaaagttaagatttgcgagatttaagctattttcaaagagtgattttctatcattttatttgaaacttaattgaaaaagtaaaggctgacCACAtatgctcccacaccttggatgacttgggtcgtactgatttctctgcctccgccatgtgtttcagaacaacgttactcaatgtctctccgatggcctttcctctacctccgcgctcaactaaacttttttttttatatactcaaacatctccttgacttattgagtggcgtaataatcgcgcgacacaacaaatcgataatgaaattcgttgccaaTGCTATTAATAATCGATTTcatcgattcgttgttgcagccctacaaCGCATGCAGGCCTCCATGGGTCCTCTTGTTAGGTCAGGGATATACCACTGAATCACTTCAGGTCCAACTCAGTTAGGCCCCAGCATACCACCTCCAGGCAATAACACCCATCTTACCCTAActttgagctacacacacacctgtcctattTAACTCTACCCACATACCCTCTGAGCCACACATCTAGTTTATATGGTtccctcctcttgtctcttGTCCTATTGCCATATCCAAGGTCAATATTTATACTTCTGGGTGCATCAATGGCTCATCCATTTGTAAATAGAGATGCCACTGTACATACTCTGGAGCAACTGTTTACCATTCATTAATACCAGCAAAACAAGAAGATTCTCCTGCACAACACACTCGAATGTCCATTCATCTTACATAAGAAATGGAAATCAAGGCAGCTGTTTTCATCAATAATCTACACTGTTGGAGGCTGAATGGTAAACAGTGTTTAGCGCTCTACTTTTCCGTCTTCACTATTCTTGTTGGGTATCTAGTTTTCTGTTGCTaggactgtttcctcaacaccTATATCTATGTATTTTCCTACTTAaggttgaaaataaattatatttctGTTTCACTTCGGTGTTTGGTCTGTGGCTCGTGTTCAGAGTGACTCGTGTTCAGAGTGGGTCGTTTGTCAAGTGTACTACCAGGCTGTCCATGTTTTCAACCATTATGTCACCCTTAGatgacattctttttttttttcttggccCTGGTTGCAATCATATTAGAAGTTGTACAATGTGTATCCACTAGGTGGAGCTAGAGTATCACCCAGGCAGAGTCAACACAGAATAGGAATGACATCCTCAGATCCCTGTGCTGCCATGACACACGATGGTGAGACAGGTGGCAAAGAACACCATAGTGAGGTGAGACGGGTAGCTTCAGAGAGCACcatggtgaggaggtgagaaggtTAGCTACATGGGCTCACAGGGCAGCgaagggaagggggtgggggggtgggggtggtgagaTGGGTGGGAAGTATCCTGTGGACCAGACAGCAGGTCAGGGAGTGGACCGGGGGGCTCTGGTGGAGCTGAATCTACTGAATCCTGAGATGACCTGATCCACCTTCCATCTGTGACGAGGCCTCTCCAACGCCGGCCAGAGCTCATCACTACACACTGTTATGAAGTTTAGAGGCAACAGCCATCAAGACTGCTTTCCCTGTCTGGGTCATGAACCTTTTGTTGTTTGGGTGGAATTTGCtgttggacgtgtgtgtgtgtgtgtgtgtgtgtgtgttggcaggtaAGAATGCATGTGAGTGCTTGCATtagtgcatgcctgtgtgtgtggctcaccCTAGTTTTGGCCATCCGTCAGTGTTGTGTTGACGTGGCAGTGAGAGTTAAGAAGCCTGTTAAGCACTAACAGATGTAGACgctctttccacctctctccctccctctctttctccctccctctctctttctccctccctctatttctctcataTGCTTCCAGCTCTTCCTTTTTACTTTTTATTACTAAATTCTAAGTAAAGGCCGGTTCATTTGAGGATCCTGCTCTTGTGTGAGTGATCCTTGCCATTTGAAACTGGACCAAGAGCTGATTTCCACTGTTGTGGTTTACTGATTGACTCAGAATAGAGCTGAGATTTTACTGTTGTTCTTATCTACCTCAGAGCCTTCTCTACCCTGGAGCAGAGATTCTACTGCTCTGGTTCTCGAACTCAGAATAGAGCTGAAATTCTACCGAGGTTGGAGCAGCAAACATCCAGACCACTCGACATGTTTCTGCACCAGACAGCAGTTACACGTCATGTGGTAGAAGAGCCTGGATGAGAAGGTCTGGTGGAGGTTGTTATAGTTTTACCCTGGTGTGACCTCATGATGCCCACTGAGTTTTATGGTGGCGTTTGTTTTTTACCACAGTCACATGTTTAAGAGTTATATGGAAGGAACGACACCTGGCTCTAGGCTGTAAAGAcacgtgtgcgtgtgagcaCGTGTGTTTATGCTCTTGATCAAAGGATAGCAGTCGTCACACACGCAGGCCGGCACACGTCATTAGCAGAACTAGGCATCAGATATTCACCGGCTCCCCAACGTGGTATGATCTCGTTGTCAAGGAAGAGACAATAAATCTCCGTGGAAACACTGGAGCTGAGAGGTAAGCTCCAGGTTCGAGGGGGCCCTTCTGGTTGCTATGTTAATGGACGCAAGAGCCAGGAGCGCTCAGCTGTCCATCCAGGACTGccaacccctccacctcaccctccacccagctagcgcacaccccctcccttccctccaccctgctaaccctaaccccctccacccctcccaagactgcccccctccaccctgctaacactgccacccccacacccccttccCGGGTCACCAGCTTTCCTGACATCACATGACAGCATCTTCACTCCTCAAcatgtctctggtgtgtgtgtaagagaaagagagatagataaagcaagggagatgtagagagagaaggaaagagacaggaTGACAGGATTTACACATTCCCCAAGCCtaatgagggtgagggtggcagaaaccagagagaagggagacattacgccaatactgtgtgtgtgtgtgtgtgtgtgtgtgtgtgtgtgtgtgtgtgtgtgtgtgtgtgtgtgtgtgtgtgtgtgtgtgtgtgtgtgtgtgtgtgttgggggcagggggagggagcctctaatgtctaggtgtgtgtctgtgagtgtgtgtgttgtgtgtgtcttctaatGTCTAGTGTGTCtagatatgtctgtgtgtgtaggggtgtgagtgtgtcagtttCTAACGTgactagtggtgtgtgtgtctatatttgtttgtgtctagGTCTATGAGTGGGTGAGTTTCTAGtacgtccaggtgtgtgtgtgtgtctaggtgtgtgagTTGGAGGGTTTCTTGTatgtctaggtgtgtgtaggttcgAGGCTGCATAATTACACAGCAGATACACCTGATTACTGTAATAACCAGTTGGGTCCCAAAGCATTCAGAGATGTTTTCCTCCACTGAGATGAACTGAGAAACATCAGTCTTGCAGCTCTCTGGCATatcctccgtgtgtgtgtgtgtgtgtgtgtgtgtttgcgcacgTGCGTGTGGTTTATGTAAACAACAGTGGTTTTTGATCAGTCGTGAATTAGGAACACAGAATCTAGACCAGACCTTCTGACACACATGTGGATGTTGTgattgagtgcgtgtgtgtgagagagagtgagcagacTATACACACATGGTGAGCGGACGTTATCAGCATAGTTTGAGAGACACATTTAGAACATGGCGTGTCTCACATTTGGGCTGCAAGGGTTTGAGGGGTTGGGGCGGGcgtgggggggctctgggggttgGATGAGGACAGACGGAACACACACGGATGCAGAGGTTCACCACGTCGTTGACGTGGTggcttgttgttgttattgtggttGTGACGATGAGCTGTAACTTCCTGCTCTGCTCCAGGTGGTGGGAGGGGCCTGTGAGGTAGGTGTGGGAGGGGCCTGTGAGGTAGGTGTGGGAGGGGCCTGTGTGGTAGGTATGTCTTCCTGCACTTTGACCTGTGAAGACCTGAGAGGCATCTCCACATTTACAGTTCTACATTTGGCAGaccctttcatccaaagcagtgTGTAAACAGTGCATGTCGTAAATGAATCTCATAATCAAGGACCCACAGTTCTAACAATATGACAGTGGTTAGTGGCAAGGAACGGTCTATTTTTTACAAGACAGTGCAACAATACAGTCATCTCAAGTTCCATATCACATCATTCTGCTGATAggaacagcagcacc is part of the Osmerus eperlanus chromosome 13, fOsmEpe2.1, whole genome shotgun sequence genome and harbors:
- the LOC134032314 gene encoding CCR4-NOT transcription complex subunit 6-like, producing the protein MPKEKYDPPDPRRMYTIMSTEDAANGKKSYWGELEISGKVRSLSTALWSLTHLTVLHLSDNSLSRIPPDIAKLHNLVYLDLSSNKIRSLPAELGNMVSLRELLLNNNQLRVLPLELGKLFQLQTLGLKGNPLAQEVMSLYQEPDGTRRLLNYLLDNLAGALKHMPTEQPPPRSWISIQDPDRTRPSALFSVMCYNVLCDKYATRQLYGYCPSWALSWDYRKKSIMQEIMSCNADIISLQEVETEQYYNYFLPELKEEGYEGFFSPKSRARTMSESDRKHVDGCAIFYKTEKFSLVQKHTVEFNQLAMANSEGSEAMLNRVMTKDNIGVAVLLEVHKEMMEQSAGKSLHGMEKQLLLVANAHMHWDPEYSDVKLVQTMMFLSEVKNIVDKATRSLKLSSVSGETNGVPLVLCADLNSLPDSGVVEYLSTGGVDSTHKDFKELLYIDSLTNFNCNGKNGSSNGRITHGFKLKSAYENGMMPYTNYTFDFKGVIDYVFYSRPQLNVLGVLGPLDPSWLLDSGVRGCPHPHIPSDHFSLLVQLELLLPPPAPQLNGLHLPGRR